A window of Anomalospiza imberbis isolate Cuckoo-Finch-1a 21T00152 chromosome 4, ASM3175350v1, whole genome shotgun sequence contains these coding sequences:
- the LOC137472755 gene encoding AF4/FMR2 family member 1-like, with translation MTQIKRRAVQREGPMEIAHGHGREEGVKQERGISSNSCQHHSKAREPSYKSFSQVAEDTHKTSGQMTEHFHKTSGQVTKAPQESHGMSTPSSLKPLGHTKEALPRKIVGIKRPSEPLEHDKSKKVLKLESEPGPLEVTGQSCKDQPKVKKTVKPKATDKKGLKPALHKASEKRKGSHQVNTKGFLEPSLLRHAQEYDAFMPSGHRPGDLHKGKVPLPPGEKKLFSPAREADVKRKAMRSPEESPKKKREDKGDTPRKKKE, from the exons ATGACCCAGATAAAGCGAAGAGCAGTACAAAGAGAGGGTCCCATGGAAATTGCCCATGGGCATGGACGTGAGGAGGGTGTGAAGCAGGAGCGGGGCATCAGCAGCAATTCCTGCCAGCACCACTCCAAGGCAAGGGAGCCTTCTTACAAGAG CTTTTCCCAAGTGGCCGAGGACACTCACAAGACCTCTGGCCAAATGACCGAGCATTTTCATAAGACCTCTGGCCAAGTGACAAAGGCTCCTCAGGAATCTCATGGTATGAGCACACCCAGCTCTCTAAAGCCTCTTGGGCACACCAAGGAGGCCTTGCCCAGGAAGATTGTGGGTATCAAAAGGCCCAGCGAGCCCCTGGAGCATGACAAATCCAAGAAAGTCCTGAAGCTGGAGAGCGAGCCTGGTCCGTTGGAG GTCACAGGCCAGTCTTGCAAGGACCAGCCCAAAGTCAAGAAAACAGTGAAGCCAAAAGCCACCGACAAAAAAGGCCTGAAGCCGGCACTTCACAAGGCCTCTGAGAAGAGAAAGGGCTCCCACCAGGTCAACACCAAAGGCTTTTTGGAGCCCAGTCTCCTGAGACATGCTCAGGAGTATGATGCCTTCATGCCCAGTGGCCACAGGCCTGGGGATTTGCACAAAGGGAAGGTGCCCTTGCCTCCTGGGGAGAAGAAGTTGTTCTCGCCTGCAAGGGAGGCAGACGTGAAGAGGAAAGCCATGAGGAGTCCTGAGGAGTCCCCCAAAAAGAAG AGGGAAGACAAGGGGGATACtcccaggaagaaaaaggaatga